A genomic stretch from Pirellulales bacterium includes:
- the ltaE gene encoding low-specificity L-threonine aldolase, whose amino-acid sequence MTTRAIDLRSDTVTRPTPGMRAAMAAAEVGDDVFGDDPTVNRLQERIAEMLGKEAALFVPSGTMSNQIGVRLHCQRGDELICEAQCHIFNYEQGAAAQLSGVSSRSVEGNYGVLDVAQVAGLVRADDPHCSPTRLLCLENTHNRGGGRVVPLANIAEVCRWAHDQGVATHLDGARLFNAVVASGIAARQWAEHFDTVSVCFSKGLGAPIGSALAGPRDLITKGVRHRKVLGGGMRQAGIVAAGALYALEHHVERLDEDHANAQLLATAVRTIDELELRPAKVDSNIVIFHIAPEWGTAVQLHDRLAECGVLTHPFGPQLLRAVTHLDVHRPEIERACEILEEVMRAGVATTGSSSKARGGYG is encoded by the coding sequence ATGACCACGCGTGCCATTGACCTGCGCAGTGATACGGTGACCCGCCCCACGCCCGGCATGCGAGCGGCAATGGCCGCGGCCGAGGTCGGCGACGACGTGTTCGGCGATGATCCGACCGTCAACCGCTTGCAGGAGCGGATCGCCGAGATGCTGGGCAAAGAGGCGGCCCTGTTTGTGCCGTCGGGCACGATGTCGAATCAGATCGGCGTGCGGCTGCATTGCCAGCGCGGCGACGAGCTGATCTGCGAAGCGCAATGTCACATCTTCAACTACGAGCAAGGAGCCGCCGCGCAGCTTAGCGGCGTTAGCAGCCGCTCGGTCGAAGGAAACTACGGCGTCCTCGACGTTGCACAGGTCGCGGGCCTGGTGCGTGCCGATGATCCCCACTGCAGCCCAACGCGACTTCTCTGTCTGGAAAACACGCACAACCGCGGCGGTGGCCGGGTGGTACCGCTGGCCAACATCGCCGAGGTCTGTCGCTGGGCGCACGATCAGGGGGTAGCGACGCATCTGGACGGTGCTCGGTTGTTCAACGCCGTCGTCGCGTCCGGAATTGCAGCGCGGCAATGGGCCGAGCATTTCGACACCGTTAGTGTCTGCTTCTCAAAAGGCCTTGGTGCGCCGATTGGCTCGGCGCTCGCCGGACCGCGCGACCTGATTACCAAGGGGGTGAGGCATCGCAAGGTCCTCGGCGGGGGCATGCGGCAGGCGGGCATCGTTGCCGCCGGCGCTCTCTACGCGCTTGAGCATCATGTCGAGCGTTTGGACGAGGATCATGCCAACGCGCAGTTGCTGGCCACGGCCGTACGCACGATCGATGAACTGGAGTTGCGTCCGGCCAAGGTCGACTCGAACATCGTGATCTTTCACATCGCGCCCGAATGGGGTACGGCCGTTCAATTGCACGATCGCTTGGCCGAATGCGGCGTATTGACGCACCCGTTCGGTCCCCAGTTGCTGCGGGCTGTCACGCATCTAGACGTTCATCGGCCCGAGATCGAGCGGGCGTGCGAGATTCTCGAAGAGGTGATGCGGGCCGGGGTGGCGACGACGGGCTCTTCGTCGAAGGCCCGCGGCGGTTACGGGTGA
- a CDS encoding cyclic nucleotide-binding domain-containing protein — translation MTLDATIDSTVLIHIPVFQGLSDAQRQEVVRLGELKSLAPGDLLIRQGQTSQDLWLLLEGTCEVFKQLTSRPATAEPTLLAVLEPFSSIGEMSYFSPAPHSASVRAKSASKLFRLPRASFDDLTTRHPALTSRLAANTIGILAERMRHMDDWVVELLAHKPADPRIPEWNELRRRVFDGWKL, via the coding sequence TTGACGCTAGACGCCACGATCGACAGCACCGTCTTGATTCACATTCCTGTTTTCCAGGGGCTGTCCGATGCGCAGCGTCAGGAAGTCGTACGGCTGGGAGAATTAAAATCGCTCGCGCCGGGCGACCTTTTGATACGCCAAGGACAAACCAGTCAGGATTTGTGGCTCCTTCTGGAGGGAACCTGCGAGGTCTTCAAGCAACTCACCTCGCGCCCGGCCACGGCCGAGCCAACCCTGCTGGCGGTGCTCGAGCCCTTTAGCAGCATCGGCGAGATGTCCTACTTCAGCCCGGCCCCGCACTCTGCCAGCGTCCGCGCGAAATCCGCGTCCAAGCTCTTTCGCTTACCCCGCGCCAGCTTCGACGACCTGACGACGCGGCATCCGGCGCTCACGTCGCGACTGGCCGCCAACACGATCGGCATTCTGGCCGAGCGGATGCGGCACATGGACGATTGGGTCGTGGAACTGCTGGCCCACAAACCGGCCGATCCACGCATTCCGGAATGGAACGAACTGCGCCGCCGTGTATTCGACGGCTGGAAGCTGTAA
- a CDS encoding Glu/Leu/Phe/Val dehydrogenase dimerization domain-containing protein, whose amino-acid sequence MKAFDSTQLYFNRAADQIDLTENMRRLLLIPKREVQVQVAIERDNGEIATFVGYRVQHDDARGPMKGGLRYHPDVDMDEVRSLAALMTWKTAVVDLPYGGAKGGLAIDPAKFSTRELELITRRFVDGIHDVIGPDTDIPAPDMGTNAEVMAWFMNQYAKYHGYSPACVTGKPVEMHGLPGREEATGRGVGILTYKMLARLGRKAADTRVAIQGFGNVGSHTAKFLHEAGFRIVAIGDYSGGYHRAEGLDIPGMLRYALDHRGGLAGYDGAAAISNEELLTLDVDVLIPAALGGVITHANADDIRAKIIIEAANAPVYPDADDVLAARGVVILPDILANAGGVTASYFEWVQNRQHYRWDINRVRQELEHVMTRAFERVWELATERKVSLRTAAYIVGIGRVGQATVLGGIS is encoded by the coding sequence ATGAAAGCGTTTGATTCTACGCAGCTCTATTTCAATCGGGCGGCGGATCAAATCGATCTCACCGAAAACATGCGACGACTGCTCCTGATTCCTAAACGGGAAGTGCAGGTGCAGGTCGCCATCGAACGGGATAATGGCGAGATCGCCACGTTTGTCGGCTACCGTGTTCAACACGACGACGCCCGCGGACCGATGAAAGGGGGCCTTCGTTACCATCCCGACGTCGACATGGACGAGGTTCGCTCGCTGGCGGCACTGATGACCTGGAAGACCGCGGTCGTGGATCTTCCTTATGGCGGAGCCAAAGGGGGCTTGGCGATCGATCCCGCCAAGTTCAGTACGCGCGAACTGGAGTTGATTACGCGCCGCTTCGTCGATGGCATTCACGACGTGATTGGCCCTGACACGGACATTCCGGCCCCCGACATGGGAACGAACGCCGAAGTCATGGCCTGGTTCATGAATCAATACGCCAAGTATCACGGTTACAGCCCTGCTTGCGTGACGGGCAAGCCGGTTGAAATGCATGGCCTGCCTGGGCGAGAAGAAGCCACCGGCCGCGGCGTCGGCATTCTCACCTACAAAATGCTGGCCCGACTAGGACGCAAAGCGGCCGACACGCGAGTCGCAATCCAGGGCTTCGGCAACGTCGGCTCACATACCGCGAAATTTCTGCATGAAGCCGGCTTCCGCATCGTCGCTATCGGCGATTACAGCGGCGGCTATCACCGGGCCGAAGGACTCGATATCCCCGGTATGTTGCGATACGCGCTCGATCATCGAGGAGGTCTGGCTGGCTACGATGGTGCTGCCGCAATTTCGAACGAGGAATTGCTGACCCTGGATGTCGACGTGTTGATTCCGGCGGCGTTAGGGGGCGTGATCACGCACGCCAATGCCGACGATATCCGCGCCAAGATCATCATCGAAGCGGCTAACGCGCCGGTCTACCCGGATGCCGACGATGTGCTTGCCGCGCGCGGCGTGGTGATACTGCCCGATATCCTGGCGAACGCGGGGGGCGTTACGGCCAGCTATTTCGAGTGGGTGCAAAATCGGCAACACTATCGCTGGGATATCAACCGCGTTCGGCAGGAACTCGAACACGTTATGACACGGGCCTTCGAACGCGTCTGGGAATTGGCGACCGAACGCAAAGTCAGTCTTCGCACGGCCGCGTACATCGTGGGCATAGGACGTGTCGGCCAGGCCACGGTTCTGGGAGGAATCTCTTGA
- a CDS encoding serine/threonine-protein kinase, whose product MALSVHEFWHLLVASGLHDEEDCRRLADAYAKARETGAIARTVPLPEWMLNSGAMTRYQAKILLAGKSGPFVYGDYLVTDRMEVAGQPGLFRAIHRPTKIPVTLYFLSGALTDPDVVDQLRREAATAAALSRHAHYGAYLIHCHTLVELESYKFLVLEELPTATLADRLAGGKSLPPKEALRIACDVMSGLVPFGDAHTGHGAVRPARVWLTADGRARLPTFPLARDPLAVIGAHVTFDIDEAAVNYCPPECVTGEAPNMESDIYSLGCVFYEMLAGNAPFPTGDREHRLKQHCQEVPLPLDKVNPAIPKPLAALVPRMLAKKPEDRKTCVAVLLKQLEKNFEPLPSPPARARLDDWLAANGAGHATSSSGVNIGVPTIFSPSESGTSARAFKRNPTRRNRVPLIVACVSVLLLVIGGGAYFLTGMRAPQKIVALSPAMPERAPSTATPVTDDVTAVNDETDSQAGSAAEPSDAAVMAQPNESNPATTTDPIVAVDGTMWVSPTQGAPLDLKYLAPGAEVIVALRPAQFADQPEAEKLLDPRTLGPFAEFVATALPTLAGTPLSGIDAVLIGILDGSNGAPRPSVVISLREPPESIETLLKAWGDPSAVENDGITIYKKGDLGFWFPDADTPGKTIVIGPAELIKDEVIPAGENPPALSREMEDLAALSDRDRDITILASPGILHTGSTDWFPGIGSRLRAPLDWFLSGHEADGETPAKDLAPATSTAGARSIDMSTHGLPQAALVSAHLSGDDLFLELRASTPLNTPTANLARSFRERMARLPKRVSEYIRTLDLSDYSRDVLFDFPLMVEQLGRYTVVGTQGRQVVLRAYLPSVAAHNLALGSRLALAERLRSGAAGSARSATKAAAPEPLAKRLDRKISLVFDRATLEKALQMVGEEIGAEVLIRGADLQLEGITKNQSFGLDEKEQSAREILRKVMIRANPDGKLIYVVGPSSGGGGETLIITTRAAARQRGEAVPAELAEQP is encoded by the coding sequence ATGGCACTTAGCGTCCACGAATTCTGGCACTTGCTCGTCGCCAGCGGTTTGCACGACGAAGAGGATTGTCGCCGTTTGGCGGACGCGTATGCGAAGGCGCGTGAAACCGGCGCGATCGCGCGTACGGTTCCGCTCCCCGAGTGGATGCTCAACTCGGGCGCCATGACGCGCTATCAGGCCAAAATTCTTTTGGCCGGAAAGTCGGGCCCGTTTGTGTATGGAGATTATCTTGTCACCGATCGCATGGAAGTGGCTGGCCAACCGGGCCTGTTCCGCGCAATTCATCGGCCGACGAAGATCCCTGTCACGCTCTATTTTTTGAGCGGGGCGCTAACGGATCCTGACGTAGTCGACCAACTCAGGCGCGAGGCGGCAACTGCCGCGGCCTTGTCGCGGCATGCTCATTACGGTGCGTATCTGATTCACTGTCATACGCTGGTCGAACTCGAGTCTTACAAGTTTTTAGTTCTTGAAGAATTGCCTACCGCGACCCTCGCGGATCGGCTGGCTGGCGGGAAATCGTTGCCTCCGAAAGAGGCCCTGCGTATTGCCTGCGACGTGATGTCGGGGTTGGTCCCCTTCGGTGACGCGCACACGGGGCATGGTGCTGTACGGCCCGCGCGTGTGTGGCTGACGGCCGACGGGCGGGCGCGGCTGCCGACGTTCCCGCTGGCACGTGATCCGCTGGCCGTTATCGGCGCGCACGTCACGTTCGACATTGACGAGGCCGCGGTGAACTATTGCCCGCCGGAATGCGTGACCGGCGAGGCACCGAACATGGAAAGCGATATCTACAGCCTAGGGTGTGTTTTCTATGAGATGCTGGCTGGGAACGCACCGTTCCCGACGGGGGATCGAGAGCATCGTCTGAAACAACATTGCCAGGAAGTCCCGCTCCCTTTGGATAAGGTGAATCCGGCGATTCCCAAGCCACTGGCGGCACTCGTGCCGCGAATGCTCGCCAAGAAACCCGAAGATCGCAAGACCTGCGTGGCCGTCCTGTTGAAGCAGTTGGAAAAGAACTTCGAACCACTGCCGAGTCCTCCGGCGCGGGCCCGGCTCGACGACTGGCTGGCCGCGAACGGGGCAGGGCACGCAACGTCGTCATCCGGGGTAAATATCGGTGTGCCAACGATATTTAGTCCCAGCGAAAGTGGAACGTCCGCCAGAGCCTTCAAACGAAATCCAACACGCCGCAATCGTGTTCCGCTCATCGTGGCATGTGTTTCCGTGTTGTTGCTCGTCATTGGCGGCGGGGCTTACTTTCTGACCGGGATGCGAGCACCGCAAAAAATCGTTGCATTATCCCCGGCGATGCCGGAGCGAGCACCGAGTACAGCGACGCCGGTGACGGACGACGTGACCGCCGTCAACGACGAAACCGATTCGCAGGCAGGAAGCGCAGCCGAACCATCTGACGCTGCCGTGATGGCGCAACCGAATGAATCGAATCCGGCGACGACGACCGATCCGATCGTGGCCGTGGACGGCACCATGTGGGTTTCGCCTACTCAGGGCGCGCCGCTGGACTTGAAGTACCTGGCTCCCGGCGCGGAAGTGATCGTGGCCTTGCGCCCTGCGCAATTTGCCGATCAACCCGAAGCTGAAAAGCTTCTCGATCCGCGCACGCTCGGGCCGTTCGCCGAATTCGTCGCCACGGCGCTACCGACACTCGCGGGCACACCGCTCTCCGGTATCGACGCGGTGCTGATTGGCATTCTGGACGGCAGCAACGGTGCGCCGCGTCCGTCAGTCGTGATTTCACTGCGCGAGCCGCCGGAGTCGATAGAAACGCTGTTGAAGGCCTGGGGCGATCCCTCCGCCGTCGAGAACGATGGGATAACGATCTACAAGAAAGGTGATCTAGGATTTTGGTTTCCAGACGCCGATACACCGGGCAAAACGATCGTCATCGGGCCGGCGGAGCTAATTAAGGATGAAGTGATTCCGGCTGGCGAAAACCCTCCGGCGCTCAGCCGTGAGATGGAGGACCTGGCGGCTCTGAGCGATCGAGACCGCGATATCACGATCCTGGCTTCGCCAGGAATTCTGCACACCGGCAGCACCGATTGGTTCCCAGGGATCGGATCGCGTTTGCGCGCGCCGCTGGATTGGTTTCTCTCGGGGCACGAAGCAGATGGCGAGACGCCTGCAAAAGACCTTGCACCGGCAACGTCCACGGCCGGGGCGCGATCGATCGACATGTCGACGCACGGCTTGCCGCAAGCTGCTCTCGTCAGCGCGCATCTTTCTGGTGACGACTTATTCTTGGAACTCCGCGCGAGCACTCCTCTCAATACGCCGACGGCCAACCTGGCTCGTTCGTTTCGCGAGCGGATGGCACGCTTGCCCAAGCGCGTGAGCGAGTACATACGCACCCTGGATTTGAGCGACTATAGTCGCGACGTGCTGTTCGATTTTCCACTCATGGTTGAACAATTAGGTCGATATACCGTCGTGGGGACGCAGGGGCGGCAGGTGGTGTTGCGGGCCTATTTGCCGAGCGTGGCCGCACACAATTTGGCCCTGGGCTCACGTCTGGCGCTGGCCGAGCGACTTCGCTCGGGGGCGGCCGGTAGCGCACGGTCGGCAACCAAGGCCGCCGCACCTGAACCGTTGGCCAAGCGACTGGATCGCAAAATATCACTGGTTTTCGACCGGGCGACCTTGGAAAAAGCCCTGCAAATGGTGGGGGAGGAGATCGGGGCCGAGGTCTTGATTCGTGGCGCGGATTTGCAACTCGAGGGGATTACGAAAAATCAATCTTTCGGCCTCGACGAAAAGGAGCAATCGGCTCGAGAAATTTTGCGAAAAGTCATGATCCGGGCCAACCCGGACGGTAAGCTGATATATGTGGTCGGTCCCTCGTCCGGAGGGGGCGGAGAGACCCTGATCATTACGACGCGGGCCGCAGCCAGGCAACGAGGGGAAGCCGTGCCTGCTGAACTCGCTGAGCAACCGTAA
- the aroF gene encoding 3-deoxy-7-phosphoheptulonate synthase — protein MNKDATADQVNHMVERITNLGLKPHVLHGVERTVVAAIGPEVNGLKESLESGVGVAEVLPILAPYKIASREVKKEPTVVRAGSLTVGGGTIGVIAGPCSVETEEQLLSTAKACKAAGATALRGGAFKPRTSPYSFQGLKEDGLKLLAAAREATGLAVVTEVVATEDVALVARYADVLQIGARNMQNYRLLEAAGKGGKPVLLKRGPSATMEELLLAAEYILDAGNPDVMLCERGIRTFESHTRFTLPLASVAYLHAKTHLPVVVDPSHGTGHTYLVPRMAAASVAAGADGLILEVHPDPENALSDGYQSLNFKQFGETMALCRRVAESLGQKM, from the coding sequence ATGAATAAAGATGCTACGGCTGACCAGGTAAACCACATGGTCGAACGGATCACGAACTTAGGGTTGAAGCCGCACGTGCTGCACGGCGTCGAACGCACCGTCGTGGCGGCGATCGGCCCCGAGGTCAATGGCTTGAAAGAATCGCTCGAGAGCGGCGTCGGCGTCGCCGAGGTGCTGCCGATCCTGGCTCCCTACAAGATTGCCAGCCGCGAAGTGAAGAAGGAGCCAACGGTCGTCCGCGCCGGTAGCCTGACTGTCGGCGGGGGCACGATCGGCGTCATCGCCGGCCCCTGTTCAGTCGAAACCGAAGAGCAATTGCTCTCCACCGCGAAGGCATGTAAGGCGGCGGGCGCGACGGCGCTGCGTGGCGGCGCCTTCAAACCGCGCACCAGTCCCTACAGCTTTCAGGGGCTGAAGGAAGACGGTCTGAAACTGTTGGCTGCCGCGCGCGAGGCCACTGGGTTGGCCGTGGTCACCGAAGTCGTGGCGACCGAGGATGTGGCACTCGTGGCCCGTTATGCCGACGTGCTGCAAATCGGCGCGCGCAACATGCAGAACTATCGCTTGCTGGAAGCGGCCGGCAAGGGAGGGAAGCCCGTGCTGTTGAAGCGCGGCCCCAGCGCGACGATGGAGGAATTGCTGCTGGCGGCGGAATATATTCTCGACGCGGGCAATCCCGACGTCATGCTATGCGAGCGCGGTATCCGTACCTTCGAATCTCACACGCGTTTCACATTGCCGCTGGCGTCAGTGGCTTATCTGCACGCCAAGACGCACTTGCCCGTCGTTGTCGATCCGAGCCACGGCACAGGGCACACGTATCTGGTCCCGCGGATGGCCGCGGCAAGCGTGGCCGCCGGCGCCGACGGGTTGATTCTGGAAGTGCATCCTGACCCGGAAAATGCGCTTTCTGACGGTTATCAGTCGCTGAACTTCAAGCAATTCGGCGAGACGATGGCGCTCTGCCGGCGTGTGGCCGAATCCTTGGGACAAAAGATGTAA
- a CDS encoding serine/threonine-protein kinase, which produces MADVSPKARDAAGDVDLSGRQFDDFYLLRRLAQGAMAEVYLAEQRSLRRQVAFKVLKSDLAKDESYVKRFHNEAHAAASLVHANIVQIYAVGCADQVHYIAQEYVQGQNLSEWMNRRGPPEVAVAVKIMRQVTAALQKAAERGIVHRDIKPENIMIGRSGEVKVADFGLARQASGGAGLALTQVGVTMGTPLYMSPEQVEGRPLDPRSDLYSFGVTCYQMLAGSTPFRGESALAIAVQHLKTQPSRLENIRTDLPPALCRIVHKLLAKDPQGRYATARDLMHDLRMLQLPGDDAWEDSDELPPEEREALATIGAATQHLAAVMRTSSLPIIRRRFYALVAVGTIAAFAAGGLLAWETQKPLLATAGQNQIRKYEDGGQQFMFASMSPTNRETWLKSVAKYFPRDRESIAKANQELALFYLQMDRQFEALMVFEELAGSPEPDQRAFGLAGASLMRARKGEYQQAVTDLMELWPIRKNLTDSRMAPLVQVALSEVRKHRGQEVAAEWEDWQKSLQTLDTEN; this is translated from the coding sequence ATGGCGGACGTCTCTCCGAAAGCACGCGATGCCGCTGGTGACGTCGATCTTTCCGGTCGGCAGTTCGACGATTTCTATTTGCTGCGCCGCCTGGCACAAGGAGCCATGGCCGAGGTTTATCTGGCCGAACAGCGGTCACTGCGCCGGCAGGTTGCTTTCAAAGTGCTGAAAAGTGATCTCGCCAAGGATGAAAGCTATGTCAAACGCTTTCATAACGAAGCGCACGCCGCTGCCAGCCTGGTTCACGCGAACATCGTGCAGATTTACGCCGTCGGGTGCGCGGACCAGGTGCATTACATCGCCCAGGAATATGTCCAAGGGCAGAACCTGAGCGAATGGATGAACCGCCGTGGCCCCCCCGAGGTCGCGGTGGCTGTAAAGATTATGCGGCAAGTCACGGCAGCGCTGCAAAAAGCCGCTGAACGCGGCATCGTGCATCGTGACATCAAGCCCGAGAACATCATGATCGGGCGATCAGGAGAGGTGAAGGTGGCGGATTTCGGGCTGGCCCGACAAGCCAGCGGCGGCGCTGGTCTCGCCCTAACACAGGTCGGCGTGACGATGGGAACGCCGCTGTACATGAGTCCGGAACAGGTCGAGGGGCGGCCGCTCGATCCGCGCAGCGACTTGTATTCCTTTGGTGTGACTTGCTACCAGATGCTGGCCGGCAGCACGCCTTTTCGTGGCGAGTCGGCCTTGGCAATCGCGGTGCAGCATCTAAAAACTCAGCCGAGCCGACTGGAGAATATTCGCACCGATCTTCCACCGGCTTTGTGCCGGATCGTACACAAATTGCTGGCCAAGGATCCGCAGGGCCGGTACGCCACGGCCCGCGACCTGATGCACGATTTGCGCATGCTGCAATTGCCGGGCGACGACGCCTGGGAAGATAGTGACGAGTTGCCGCCCGAGGAGCGCGAAGCGCTGGCTACGATCGGCGCCGCCACGCAGCACCTGGCGGCCGTGATGAGAACATCGTCGTTGCCGATCATTCGCCGACGATTCTATGCATTGGTCGCAGTGGGAACGATCGCCGCGTTTGCCGCCGGCGGATTGTTGGCGTGGGAAACGCAAAAGCCGCTGCTCGCCACCGCCGGGCAAAACCAGATCCGCAAGTACGAAGACGGCGGGCAACAATTCATGTTTGCCTCGATGTCGCCGACCAATCGCGAGACCTGGCTGAAGAGCGTCGCCAAATATTTTCCGCGCGACCGAGAATCGATCGCCAAGGCCAATCAGGAATTGGCCCTTTTCTATCTGCAAATGGACCGACAGTTCGAGGCGTTGATGGTCTTCGAAGAATTGGCCGGCAGCCCCGAGCCGGATCAGCGGGCCTTTGGCCTGGCCGGCGCCAGTTTAATGCGCGCTCGCAAAGGGGAATACCAGCAGGCCGTGACCGATTTGATGGAGCTGTGGCCCATTCGCAAGAACCTCACCGATTCGCGCATGGCGCCGCTGGTGCAAGTCGCCCTGAGCGAAGTCCGCAAACATCGGGGTCAAGAGGTCGCGGCCGAATGGGAGGATTGGCAGAAGTCATTGCAGACGCTGGATACGGAGAATTGA
- a CDS encoding DUF1501 domain-containing protein, with product MSPDPSSHHARISRRTVLQIGSLALGNLTLADCLRCRAEAAQPVDTAVIHVFMGGGPSQIDLYDLKPGAPAEIRGEFLPVSTSVPGVQICEHLPHLASALKYLTIVRSVAHLEPGHLPASHWMMTGHRPPPSTTRNVNPSCGSIVAQARGANVQGLPAYVSIPRRQLLGAAAFLGAAYNPFTIESDPNSAQYKVRNLNFPSDMTVARLEDRTDLLHKLDRLRHDSDRAGEFLALDKFSRQAIEMVSGPHAQKAFDLSQEPTATRELYGRTSAGQGCLLARRLVEAGVTFVTVLSGGEWDTHVDNFTTLKNKSLPPVDRALAALVTDLYQRHLDRHVLLLVSGEFGRTPKINPQAGRDHWPGAFSVLFAGGGMNVGRTIGATDSQGMYPVTHPFSPGDVLATVYNFLGINTARVFPDSMGRPVPILSEGKPIAELWS from the coding sequence ATGTCGCCTGATCCAAGTTCGCATCACGCCCGCATTTCGCGCAGGACCGTGCTGCAGATCGGCTCACTGGCACTGGGCAATCTCACGTTGGCGGACTGCTTGCGCTGTCGCGCCGAAGCGGCCCAGCCAGTTGATACCGCAGTGATCCATGTGTTCATGGGAGGGGGGCCGAGCCAGATTGACCTCTATGACCTGAAGCCTGGCGCACCGGCTGAAATTCGCGGAGAGTTTCTTCCCGTATCTACCAGTGTTCCTGGTGTGCAGATTTGCGAGCACTTGCCGCATCTGGCGAGTGCACTGAAATATCTGACGATCGTACGATCGGTGGCCCACCTCGAGCCGGGCCATTTGCCGGCATCGCACTGGATGATGACCGGCCACCGCCCGCCCCCGTCAACGACGAGGAACGTGAATCCATCATGTGGGTCAATAGTGGCCCAGGCGCGAGGAGCGAACGTTCAGGGCTTGCCAGCCTATGTCAGCATTCCGCGGCGACAGTTGCTGGGCGCCGCCGCTTTTCTCGGCGCTGCTTACAATCCGTTCACGATCGAAAGCGATCCGAATTCTGCACAATATAAGGTACGGAATCTTAACTTCCCCAGTGACATGACCGTTGCGCGTCTCGAAGACCGCACCGACCTGCTGCACAAACTCGATCGGTTGCGGCATGACAGTGACCGCGCAGGCGAGTTTCTGGCGCTCGACAAGTTCTCGCGCCAGGCCATTGAAATGGTCAGCGGCCCACATGCACAAAAGGCCTTCGACTTGAGCCAGGAGCCGACCGCTACGCGCGAGTTATATGGCCGCACGTCTGCCGGTCAAGGTTGTCTGCTTGCACGACGATTGGTGGAAGCGGGCGTTACATTCGTCACGGTGCTGTCCGGCGGAGAGTGGGATACGCACGTCGACAACTTCACCACGCTCAAAAACAAGTCGCTCCCCCCCGTCGATCGCGCGCTCGCCGCATTGGTAACGGACTTGTATCAAAGGCACCTTGATCGGCACGTTCTCTTATTGGTCTCCGGCGAGTTCGGCCGCACACCCAAGATTAATCCCCAAGCAGGACGGGACCATTGGCCCGGTGCGTTTTCAGTACTGTTTGCCGGAGGCGGGATGAATGTTGGGCGTACGATCGGCGCCACCGACAGCCAGGGCATGTATCCTGTGACGCATCCTTTTTCGCCCGGAGATGTTCTGGCCACGGTCTATAACTTTTTGGGCATTAATACCGCGCGCGTCTTTCCTGATAGCATGGGTCGGCCGGTGCCAATTCTGTCGGAAGGGAAGCCTATCGCAGAGTTGTGGAGTTGA